A single region of the Liolophura sinensis isolate JHLJ2023 chromosome 9, CUHK_Ljap_v2, whole genome shotgun sequence genome encodes:
- the LOC135474737 gene encoding transcription and mRNA export factor ENY2-like → MADLQERRIKDSQMRAKINQRLVETGERERLKELLRTRLVECGWRDQLKSICKDVVKQKGLEHITVDDLVAEITPKGRALVPDNVKKELLQRIRTFLAQQSNI, encoded by the exons ATGGCGGA TTTACAAGAAAGGCGCATTAAGGACTCACAGATGAGGGCGAAAATCAATCAAAGACTTGTGGAAACAGGGGAGAGAGAAAG actGAAGGAGTTGCTGCGAACCCGTTTGGTTGAGTGTGGCTGGAGAGATCAACTGAAATCCATttgtaaag ATGTTGTCAAACAGAAAGGACTGGAACATATTACAGTGGATGACTTAGTGGCTGAAATTACCCCCAAGGGCAGAG CTCTTGTTCCTGACAATGTGAAGAAAGAACTCCTGCAGAGAATAAGAACCTTCTTAGCACAACAGTCAAACATATAG